From Spiroplasma endosymbiont of Amphimallon solstitiale:
AAAACCGTTAATAAAGTTAAAAATAATGAAAATATTAATTTAATAACTGATCATGTTGTATTAAAAGTATTAGGTACTGAGGATAAGAAAAAAGTAGGTAAATTAGAAATTCAAAATATTAAAACTAAGGAAATTAGTGAAATTACTACTGATGCCTTATTTCCTTATATTGGTTCTGATCCTGTTACAAAATTTGTTAAAGATTTAGATATTTGCGATAGCAATGGTTATATTATAGTTAATGATAAGTGTCAAACTAAAATCCCAGGATTATATGCAGCTGGTGATGTAATTGCTAAAAATTTAAGACAAATAGTAACTGCTGTTAACGATGGAGCGATTGCAGCACAATATTTAATAAATTTTATTGATAATTTTAATGAATAAAGTGTACAATTGAGGTGATAGTAATGATATCATTTACAACAAGTGTAAAAGATGAAATCTGTCAAAAAAGTTTTAAAAATTGTTGTCAGAAATCTTTGCTATCAGCATATTCGCTTATTAATGGTAAGATTACAAATTCAGATAAAATAAATAATGAGATTATTATTCATAGTTTTCATAACAAAACCACTAGGTTAATATATAAATTTTTAAAAAATGAATATAAAGACGTAAAATTGATAGTTATGGTGGATGTTTTAAATAAATTTGAGCGTCCAAAGGTGTATAATATTCGTATTAATAATAAAATTGATTTTATTATTAATGATTTAATGCTTCAAGATAAATATCTTTTTATTGAGAAAGAAGCTATGCACCAGCATATAATAAAAGAGCATTGTATAAGAGCGTATATCGCAGGAATCTTCCTTGTAGTTGGCAGTATCAATTCTCCTTCAACACCTAACTACCATTTGGAATTACAATTTCATAATGATATGTTGGCTAAAAAAATTAAAAATATTTTATTACAAACTTTTAAATTAAACTTTAAAACAATAAAACGTCGTAATAAAACGGTGCTTTATCTAAAAAAATCTAATGTAATTTCTGACTTTTTAAAAATAATTGATTGTCCACAATCAGTTTTCGCTTTTGAAGATAAACGCATTTCACGAGAATTATTTAATAATATTAATCGTTTTAATAATATTGATATTTCTAATCAACAAAAAATTTTAAATGCTGGAGACCAGCAAGTTATAATGATTTCTGTTTTAAAGGATAAAAAACTTTTCAAAGCGTTGTCATTAAAAGCTCAAATTATTTCAAATTTAAGATTAAAAAATCCTGAAGCATCACTTTCAGAATTGGGTGAACTTTACTATCAAGAAACTGGTTTTGTCATTACTAAGTCTGGGGTTAATCATTTAATTCGCGAAATTAAGAAAAAATATCAAGAAACATTGTAAGTTAATAATAAAAAGTATAAGAGGAGGCCATACAATGAAAAAGAAAGAAATTTTAAGCAAAGGTCGTCAAGATTTATTGAATGCTTTTGGAAAACGAATGAAAACTTTACGTAATCAAAAAGGTAGAAAATTTTCACAAGAGAAACTTGGAGAAGCAAGCGGCCTACATCGTAATTATATTTCTGATGCTGAAAGAGGAACAAGAAACGTATCTTTAGTTGCAATCTTAAAAATAATTAATGGGTTGGATTCATCTATTAGTGAGTTTTTTGCTGTAGGGTTTGATAATATTGATACTTCAAATTTATATGATACATTTAGTGTTGAATAAAATCAATTTAATACACTTTTAGTAGTACTTTATAAATAAGTACTACTTTTTTATTATTTTATTTTTCCTGAATTGTAAAATTAAAAAGGACACTTATATAAAAATTAAATTGTGTTAATTCTATAATTAAGAAAAGAAAGGAATTAGCACAATGTATAAGTATCTGACTATTGAATCAATAATAGCAATAAAAGAATATAAAAGTTATGGATTTTCGATTCGTAAAATAGCAAAAGCCATTGATTATAGTAAATCAACTGTACATAGAGTTTGTAGATTATTAAATCAAAACTTATTGCCATTAGAAATATTGAATAAAATTCAAAAAAATAAACAAAATGCAGGTAGAAAATTAATAATTTTAACTTTAATAGAAATTAATACTATTAATCATTTGTTAATTACTAAAAATTATGCTCTTGATATAATTGCTAATTTTTTAAAGGAAAATAAAATAAAAAGTATTTCAACAAAAACTTTATATAACATGTTTAAAACAAATCGAATGGGTTTTGATGAAAATAACTTATTGAGAAAAGGAAAAAATAAACCTCACAAACAAAAAGAAACTAGGGGCAGAATTAATAATTGTAAGTCTATTCATGAAAGAAATTTAATCATTCCTAATATTAAAAATATAGAAGAATTTGGTCATTTAGAGGGTGATACTATCATTGGTAAAGATCATAAAAGTTCTATTATTACTTTAGCTGATATATGATCAAAAACCACAATTCCTTTAGCAACTAAAAATAATAAATCAGAAAATATTACAAAAAGTATAATAAAATTTATTTCAAAGTTACAAAAAGGAACAGTTAAAACTATTACTTTTGATCGTGGTAAAGAATTTAGTAAATGAAAATTAATCGAAAAAAATTGTAATGTTAAGATTTATTTTGCAGATCCTGGTAAACCTTGTCAAAGAGGTTTAAATGAAAATAATAATGGTATTTTAAGAAGATATTTACCAAAATCTACAGATCTATCTTTTAATTATGTAGAAAAGTATGGATGACCAAAAATTATTCATCAATTTACACTTAAAATATTATTTTTAATTAAAAATTTGTTAAAAGTAACATTATTTAGTGTAAAAATTCTCTAAAAATAACACTTTATCATGTATCATTACTTTTCTACAAAATTAAAGGATCTATCTTCATATAAACAAAAAGATTTAAATACTATAGCATTTCAAATTAATTCTACACCCAGAAAATCACTATCTTATAAAAGACCAATAGATTTAATACAATTATTTTAAAAAACTGTCCCATTTATATTTACAATTCAGGTTTTATTAAAAATAAATTTGAGAAAAGTATTAGTATTTTTTATAAAATTAATTGATATTCACTAGTATTTTTTTATCTTAATAAAGATTATGAAAATTATTCACCTTATATTAGGAATAATTAATCATTAAAATGTTATAATTTAATTATTGATTATCATTAAGGAGTTATTATGATAATAGAAAATACAGAAGTTGAAATTGAAAATGTTACTACTAATGTTGATAATGCTAAAAAAGAACCTTATCAATTAAGTAGTATTATTTCACCTATATTTGGTCTTAATCATCAAAAAATAACTACGATTCCAATTAATATTAAAAAAGCCGATAGCAGTTCTAGCACTATTGAGCAATATGTTGATAAAAAAACTAAAGAAAATATTTTTCGTGAAAAAGAAGTAGCGTATAATAATTCTAGTAATCTTGATAATACTAGAATTGCACAAATTAAAAAAAATAGAGAACAACAACAAATATATGATAGTTTACCATCGCGCTATCTAGAATTTTGTTTTAATTATGTAGAAAAGTATGGATGACCAAAAATTATTCATCAATTTACACTTAAAATATTATTTTTAATTAAAAATTTGTTAAAAGTAACATTATTTAGTTTAAAAATTCTCTAAAAATAACACTTTATAATGTATCATTACTTTTCTACAAAATTAAAGGAATTTTGCGATAAGATATTTAAAGAAACTACATCTATTAATTACAATAATGCAAGTAATAATAACGATACAGTTATTACAACTATTGATTTGTTAGTTGATGATATTTTAGATGAAAATAAATAGGAGATGCTATGAATAATATAATAAAATCCAATATTATTGACGAAT
This genomic window contains:
- the whiA gene encoding DNA-binding protein WhiA; this encodes MISFTTSVKDEICQKSFKNCCQKSLLSAYSLINGKITNSDKINNEIIIHSFHNKTTRLIYKFLKNEYKDVKLIVMVDVLNKFERPKVYNIRINNKIDFIINDLMLQDKYLFIEKEAMHQHIIKEHCIRAYIAGIFLVVGSINSPSTPNYHLELQFHNDMLAKKIKNILLQTFKLNFKTIKRRNKTVLYLKKSNVISDFLKIIDCPQSVFAFEDKRISRELFNNINRFNNIDISNQQKILNAGDQQVIMISVLKDKKLFKALSLKAQIISNLRLKNPEASLSELGELYYQETGFVITKSGVNHLIREIKKKYQETL
- a CDS encoding helix-turn-helix domain-containing protein — its product is MKKKEILSKGRQDLLNAFGKRMKTLRNQKGRKFSQEKLGEASGLHRNYISDAERGTRNVSLVAILKIINGLDSSISEFFAVGFDNIDTSNLYDTFSVE
- a CDS encoding IS30 family transposase produces the protein MYKYLTIESIIAIKEYKSYGFSIRKIAKAIDYSKSTVHRVCRLLNQNLLPLEILNKIQKNKQNAGRKLIILTLIEINTINHLLITKNYALDIIANFLKENKIKSISTKTLYNMFKTNRMGFDENNLLRKGKNKPHKQKETRGRINNCKSIHERNLIIPNIKNIEEFGHLEGDTIIGKDHKSSIITLADIWSKTTIPLATKNNKSENITKSIIKFISKLQKGTVKTITFDRGKEFSKWKLIEKNCNVKIYFADPGKPCQRGLNENNNGILRRYLPKSTDLSFNYVEKYGWPKIIHQFTLKILFLIKNLLKVTLFSVKIL